The Trichosurus vulpecula isolate mTriVul1 chromosome 4, mTriVul1.pri, whole genome shotgun sequence genome contains a region encoding:
- the GPR18 gene encoding N-arachidonyl glycine receptor has product MATQNNQNHSVSINLQPEEYKIAALVFYSCIFIIGLFVNVTALWVFSCSTKKRTTVTIYMMNVALLDIVFVLCLPFRMVYYGKGKWIFGETFCHILGALTMFYPSIALWLLAFISADRYMAILQPKHTKELKNTSKAMLACAGIWIMTLATTTPLLFLNEDPDKDANPPSCLKIFDIIHLKAINMLNFARLILFFLIPLFIMIGCYSFIINSLLRGRTSKLKPKVKEKSIRIIITLIVQVLVCFVPFHICFAFLMLQREENSFNPWSTFTTFLMNLSTCLDVILYYIVSKQFQARVISVMLYRNYLRSVRRKSFRSGSLRSLSNINSEMI; this is encoded by the coding sequence ATGGCTACCCAAAATAATCAAAATCATTCTGTTTCTATTAACTTACAACCAGAAGAATACAAGATTGCAGCACTGGTATTCTACAGCTGTATCTTCATAATTGGATTATTTGTTAACGTGACTGCTCTATGGGTCTTCAGTTGCAGCACCAAGAAACGAACAACTGTAACTATCTATATGATGAACGTAGCATTATTGGACATAGTCTTTGTATTATGCTTACCCTTCCGTATGGTTTATTATGGAAAAGGTAAATGGATCTTTGGGGAGACTTTCTGTCACATTCTTGGAGCTCTCACAATGTTTTATCCAAGTATTGCCCTCTGGCTTCTTGCCTTTATTAGTGCCGATAGATACATGGCTATTTTGCAGCCTAAACATACCAAAGAACTTAAGAACACAAGCAAAGCAATGCTAGCTTGTGCTGGAATTTGGATAATGACTCTTGCAACCACCACCcctctattatttttaaatgaagatccAGATAAAGATGCAAACCCTCCCAGCTGCCTGAAAATTTTTGACATAATCCACTTAAAAGCAATTAATATGCTGAACTTTGCTCGTTTGATACTGTTTTTCTTGATTCCTCTTTTCATCATGATTGGATGCTATTCATTCATTATTAACAGTCTCCTTCGTGGCCGGACTTCTAAACTGAAACCAAAGGTCAAGGAAAAGTCCATACGAATAATTATTACTCTCATCGTACAAGTGCTTGTCTGCTTTGTTCCCTTTCATATCTGTTTTGCTTTTCTAATGCTGCAACGTGAGGAAAACAGTTTTAATCCATGGAGCACCTTTACCACTTTCCTCATGAATCTCAGCACATGTCTGGATGTTATACTCTATTACATTGTCTCAAAACAATTTCAAGCTCGAGTCATCAGTGTCATGCTATATCGAAACTATCTGCGAAGTGTACGCAGGAAGAGTTTTCGATCAGGCAGCTTACGGTCACTAAGCAATATAAATAGCGAAATGATATGA